From the genome of Latilactobacillus curvatus JCM 1096 = DSM 20019:
AAATCACACAACGCCAAGGAATTGTCGTCTGGCTCTATTCATTACGACAAGTAAAGCAATTACGCCGTTACGGACTTGTGTATTACACCTCGAAGCGAATGAAATATGTTTATCTATACGTAGATATGGCAGATGCCGAAACTGTTATGCAACGGTTAAAAAAATTACACTACGTCAAACGAGTGACCCCTTCTGAAAGACCAGCTATTGATATGGATTTCAGTAATCGAGTAGGACGCTCAGATCAAGAAATTGCCGATGCGGCAGAATTAGAGGAGTAATAGAGATGCGGATTATTGCAGGAGAATTTGGGGGTCGCAAGTTAAAAGCTGTCCCTGGGATGAAAACACGGCCAACAACGGACAAGGTTAAAGAAGCAATGTTTAGTATGTTGGGGCAATTTTTTGACGGTGGGCAGGCGCTTGATTTATATGCCGGTAGCGGTGGTCTCGCAATTGAAGCCGTTTCACGCGGTATGGATCATGCTTATTTAGTTGATCGCCAATATGCAGCGATTCAAACGATTGAAGAAAACGTTGCGGTTACTAAAATGCCAGAATGCTTTACAATCTGGAAGATGCCAGCTGAAAAAGCGTTGGTGAAACTAGCGGATGCTGGTGTTCAATTCGATTTAATTTTATTAGATCCACCCTACAAGGAACAACAGATGTTGCTTCAGTTACAACAATTCGTCGAAATGGGGTTATTAGCACCAGACGCGACGATTCTTTGCGAAACCGATACGACGGTTGATTATCCAACTGACATTCCGCATTACATACTGAAACGGCAACAGAATTATGGGATTACAGAAGTAGCAATCTTTAAATTTATTGGTTAGGAGGCAGCTATATGCCGAAAATTGCATTATTTCCGGGAAGTTTTGACCCGTTTACAAATGGGCATCTCGATACTGTTGAACGGGCAAGTCACTTGTTTGACCAAGTGATTATCGCGGTAATGACTAACGCTGCTAAACAACCGTTATTTGACGCAACTACTAAGGTTGAACTGATTGAAGCGGCGACGCAACACTTGGATAACGTTAAGGTAATCGCACAATCGAAGACGTTGACGGCAACCTTTGCTAAAGAAGTCGGTGCGCGATATTTGATTCGTGGTATTCGGAATGCCAATGATTTTGAGCATGAACGTGATATTGCGGCGTTGAATCAGACACAAGATGCTGATTTAGAAACGGTGTTATTATTAGCAAAGCAAGAATTTGCTTTTATTTCATCAAGTATGGTGAAGGAAATTGCAACGTTTGGTGGGCAGGTTGAACAATTGGTGCCGCCGGTTGTCGCGTCTGCGCTTGCACAAAAATTAGGACCTGAAAGTGATTAATATGAATAAGAATAAACGTCTATTGAAGCATCTCCTATGGATTGTTGGCTTGATCGTCGTGTTTGCTTTTTGCTTTATCCCAACGCATTATTACGTCGAAGGGGTCGGTTCGGCCGAAAATACCAACCAGTTTGTTAAAGTTAACGGTCAACGAGATCAACATAAGGGCCACTTTATGTTAACAACCGTCGGGATTCAAGGACCAGTGACGGGGTTACAGCTATTACTGTCTAAAACACAACCTTTTACGGAGATTATTAGTCGTGATGAACTAATGGGTGACGATGATACTGAAGCGTATGATCAGATTCAAAAATACTACATGGAAAGCTCGATTAATTTTGCGATTGAGGCGGCTTATCAAAAGGCACATCAGGAATACCACACTCAATATCTGGGTGTCTATGTGATGTCAATTTTAGATAATTCAGCTTTTAAAAAAGATCTGGCTATTGGTGACACAATTACGGCAATTGATCAGCATCAATTTAAGAGTGCAAATAAGTTCGTCAAGTATGTTCAAGGGCTTAAAGTGAATCAAAAAGTCACGATTAGCTATGAACATAATGGCCAGCGTAAGACTGCGACCCGTAAATTGATTAAATTACCTAAATCGCGCTACGCTGGTTTGGGAATTACGCTGACAGATCACTCAAAAATTGTGACAAAAGTGCCGGTTAAGATTGATGCGGGTGAAATTGGTGGTCCTTCTGCTGGCTTGATGTTTACGTTACAGATTTATAACCAATTAACGAAACAAAACTTAACGGGTGGTCGCAAGATTTCTGGAACGGGGACAATGGATCCTGATGGG
Proteins encoded in this window:
- a CDS encoding YlbG family protein, which gives rise to MTLEITQRQGIVVWLYSLRQVKQLRRYGLVYYTSKRMKYVYLYVDMADAETVMQRLKKLHYVKRVTPSERPAIDMDFSNRVGRSDQEIADAAELEE
- the rsmD gene encoding 16S rRNA (guanine(966)-N(2))-methyltransferase RsmD is translated as MRIIAGEFGGRKLKAVPGMKTRPTTDKVKEAMFSMLGQFFDGGQALDLYAGSGGLAIEAVSRGMDHAYLVDRQYAAIQTIEENVAVTKMPECFTIWKMPAEKALVKLADAGVQFDLILLDPPYKEQQMLLQLQQFVEMGLLAPDATILCETDTTVDYPTDIPHYILKRQQNYGITEVAIFKFIG
- the coaD gene encoding pantetheine-phosphate adenylyltransferase — encoded protein: MPKIALFPGSFDPFTNGHLDTVERASHLFDQVIIAVMTNAAKQPLFDATTKVELIEAATQHLDNVKVIAQSKTLTATFAKEVGARYLIRGIRNANDFEHERDIAALNQTQDADLETVLLLAKQEFAFISSSMVKEIATFGGQVEQLVPPVVASALAQKLGPESD
- a CDS encoding SepM family pheromone-processing serine protease, with the translated sequence MNKNKRLLKHLLWIVGLIVVFAFCFIPTHYYVEGVGSAENTNQFVKVNGQRDQHKGHFMLTTVGIQGPVTGLQLLLSKTQPFTEIISRDELMGDDDTEAYDQIQKYYMESSINFAIEAAYQKAHQEYHTQYLGVYVMSILDNSAFKKDLAIGDTITAIDQHQFKSANKFVKYVQGLKVNQKVTISYEHNGQRKTATRKLIKLPKSRYAGLGITLTDHSKIVTKVPVKIDAGEIGGPSAGLMFTLQIYNQLTKQNLTGGRKISGTGTMDPDGTVGPIGGIDKKVLIASQEGAKVFFAPDDPVTKAILKVEPHYQNNYAIAKAAAKKIGTKMKIVPVKNLDDALDYLAKH